One genomic segment of Sphingobacteriales bacterium includes these proteins:
- a CDS encoding VTT domain-containing protein — protein MNAFDFLMSVDTHLEFLIANYGVWIYLILFLIIFCETGLVVAPFLPGDSLLFPVGALAALGSINLWFVVPLLIGAAFLGNQVNYMIGSYVGPKIFKQGNRFIKKEHLTSAQEFYKKHGSKAIIIGRYLPLFRTFVPFVAGISLMDKAKYTFYNIISAIAWVVSLVLMGYLFGQIPIVKNNFSIVILAIIIISYLPFLYAIINKFIAARRAKTSAVQK, from the coding sequence ATTAATGCATTTGATTTTTTGATGTCTGTTGATACGCATTTGGAGTTTCTGATTGCAAATTACGGCGTTTGGATATACCTAATTTTATTTTTAATAATTTTTTGTGAAACCGGATTAGTAGTAGCCCCATTTTTACCCGGAGATTCGTTGTTGTTTCCCGTGGGTGCGCTTGCCGCACTTGGTTCTATTAATTTGTGGTTTGTAGTGCCATTATTAATAGGAGCAGCCTTTTTGGGTAACCAAGTAAATTATATGATTGGCAGTTATGTGGGGCCAAAAATTTTTAAGCAAGGTAACCGATTTATTAAAAAAGAACATTTAACAAGTGCACAAGAGTTTTACAAAAAACATGGCTCAAAAGCTATAATTATTGGCCGATATTTGCCCTTGTTCAGAACGTTTGTGCCTTTTGTAGCGGGCATTAGCCTGATGGATAAAGCTAAATATACTTTTTACAATATTATTAGTGCTATTGCTTGGGTAGTATCATTAGTGCTAATGGGTTATTTATTTGGCCAAATTCCTATCGTAAAAAATAATTTTTCGATTGTTATTTTAGCTATTATTATAATAAGTTACTTGCCCTTTTTGTATGCCATTATCAATAAATTTATTGCTGCCAGACGGGCAAAAACAAGTGCAGTACAAAAGTAG
- a CDS encoding aspartyl protease family protein, producing the protein MRIFSLPFLFLLVFIFFAPSNNKVHGQNSTYPGFRVTGYYKHITIPIEVIHNLLIIKLRINGSPELRFILDTGVENTVITEPAILPLINVRKVEGRKVALTGVGEESFIEAGISINNRIDIGNMIEGKYLQLLILPQGLIDFSGVVGQTVYGIIGHDFFRDFIVKIDYGQKKLVLINPKKFKKSLKKYRQLPLKIANGKPYTPIEVVHSNADTTIHEILIDTGSSHALSLDPRLVSVPQHAQHTFLGTGMGGDIYGYLGRVKALNLPNYSFSQVITTYPDTSALKPSFDTSNTWNGIVGGEVLRRFTLIFNYNEGILALKPNAQVKRPFSNNLSGLEVVAQGVNFNQFIIQYIRPNSAAAKAGLQQNDQILSINGTPLTSIGELYYILDKRVGKKCCLTIKQHQTQQQKRICFVLSDEL; encoded by the coding sequence ATGCGCATTTTTAGTTTGCCGTTTTTATTTTTACTTGTTTTCATCTTCTTTGCCCCTTCTAACAATAAAGTTCACGGGCAAAACAGCACTTATCCGGGATTTAGGGTTACTGGCTATTATAAGCATATTACTATTCCTATTGAGGTTATTCATAATTTGTTAATCATAAAACTTCGGATTAATGGCTCGCCCGAATTGCGTTTCATTTTAGATACCGGGGTTGAAAATACCGTAATAACCGAGCCTGCTATTTTGCCTTTAATTAATGTGCGCAAGGTAGAGGGGCGAAAAGTTGCTTTGACGGGAGTGGGCGAGGAATCTTTTATTGAGGCTGGTATTTCAATTAACAACCGTATTGATATTGGCAATATGATTGAGGGCAAATATTTGCAGTTGCTTATTTTACCACAGGGGCTAATTGATTTCTCGGGGGTGGTAGGGCAAACAGTATATGGTATTATTGGCCATGATTTTTTTAGAGATTTTATTGTTAAAATAGATTATGGCCAGAAAAAACTGGTGCTTATTAATCCTAAAAAATTTAAAAAAAGCCTTAAAAAATACCGGCAATTACCACTAAAAATTGCCAATGGCAAGCCATACACGCCCATTGAGGTGGTACATAGCAACGCCGATACAACTATCCATGAGATATTGATAGATACCGGTTCGAGCCATGCCCTTTCGCTTGACCCCCGCTTGGTTAGCGTGCCACAACACGCGCAGCATACCTTTTTAGGAACTGGTATGGGCGGAGATATTTATGGGTATTTAGGCCGGGTGAAAGCTTTAAATTTGCCAAATTACTCCTTTTCGCAAGTAATTACAACTTACCCCGATACGAGTGCGCTTAAACCAAGCTTTGATACGTCAAATACCTGGAACGGCATTGTAGGAGGTGAGGTGTTGCGCAGGTTTACTTTAATTTTTAACTACAACGAGGGCATATTGGCTTTAAAACCTAACGCACAAGTAAAACGGCCTTTTTCGAATAACCTCAGCGGTTTAGAGGTAGTTGCCCAAGGTGTTAATTTTAATCAGTTTATTATCCAATATATCAGGCCAAACTCGGCAGCGGCAAAGGCGGGCTTACAACAAAACGACCAAATATTAAGTATAAATGGCACCCCTTTAACATCAATAGGCGAGCTTTATTATATTTTAGACAAACGAGTAGGTAAAAAATGTTGCCTAACTATTAAACAACACCAAACACAACAACAAAAACGCATTTGCTTCGTTTTGTCCGATGAGCTATAA
- a CDS encoding CcmD family protein translates to MSGKAQNTANPNSQVEMADFFYSSGKIYVVIGVIAIIFIGIVLFLIWLERRIAKLEKEQSNH, encoded by the coding sequence ATGTCGGGCAAAGCACAAAATACAGCCAATCCAAACTCGCAGGTTGAAATGGCCGACTTTTTCTATTCTTCCGGAAAAATTTATGTAGTTATTGGTGTTATTGCCATTATTTTTATAGGAATCGTGTTATTTTTAATATGGTTAGAACGCCGAATTGCAAAACTCGAAAAAGAACAATCGAACCATTAA